Proteins encoded in a region of the Rutidosis leptorrhynchoides isolate AG116_Rl617_1_P2 chromosome 9, CSIRO_AGI_Rlap_v1, whole genome shotgun sequence genome:
- the LOC139868989 gene encoding uncharacterized protein has protein sequence MNIIQKFTVVAHPQANGLCEVTNRDIFSGIKKRLNEKRTAWVDELPNVLWAHRTTFKKSTGETPFSLVYGSEAVIPAEILIPTHRIANFDEGANDEALCINLNFVEERMLMVAIREANNKQQIAKYYNKKVRALAFDIGEWVLRNDMPKSDGLVYAMSLGRKVPI, from the coding sequence ATGAACATCATTCAGAAATTCACGGTAGTTGCGCATCCTCAAGCTAATGGCTTATGCGAGGTTACTAATCGCGATATATTTAGCGGCATAAAGAAGCGCTTAAATGAGAAGCGAACTGCATGGGTGGATGAGttacccaatgtgttatgggcTCATCGCACAACTTTCAAAAAGAGTACTGGTGAAACACCTTTTAGTCTTGTGTATGGTTCGGAGGCAGTAATTCCCGCTGAGATTCTCATACCTACACATAGAATCGCCAACTTTGATGAAGGTGCAAATGATGAAGCCTTGTGCATAAACTTAAATTTTGTAGAAGAGCGCATGTTAATGGTTGCGATAAGGGAAGCAAACAATAAGCAACAAATAGCGAAGTACTATAACAAAAAAGTTCGCGCCCTTGCTTTTGATATTGGCGAATGGGTTTTGCGGAATGATATGCCTAAATCGGACGGTTTAGTttatgcgatgtcgttaggtcgcaaggtgCCGATATAA